The genomic segment TGCTGCTTGATGAGTCGAATGCCCTTCTCCGTCTCCTCCATTTTGAGTTTTTTGTTAATCAATTCCAGGATTCGGGTGCTCCCGCTCTCGATGCCGACATAAACGACACTGCACCCTGCCATTTTCATGAGCGGGAGAACCTCTTCGTCAACCTCATTCGCACGACCAAGACACGACCAACCTATATCCAGACGCCGTCCGAGCATCTCCCGGCAAATGTCAATCGTTCTATTCTTTGAAAGCAAAAAGTTGTCATCTTCAAATGAGATGAACTCAACGCCATACCTCTCCTTTAAGGAGGCGATCTCTTTGACAACATATTCAGCGCTGTGTGCCCGCCACTTCCTGCCGAATATCGACTGGTCACAGTACCCGCATTGAAAGGGACATCCCCGGCTGGTGATCATAGTCGTGGTGAAGCGCGCACCGCGGAATGGGGTGTGGGAATAACGCCGCAAATCCTTGAGCAAATGACGTGCCGGGACCGGCGTAGCATCGAGGTCTGAAACCGGCTTTCTCACAGGGTTCTGTATGATCGCACCCTGATATCGGATCAGCGTACCCGGAACTCCATTCAGGGGCTGGCTGCTTTCCAGGCGCTCCACCACCTCTGCCAGGGTTTGCTCCCCCTCGCCCACGACTCCAATGTCCAAGGTCTCGCAGTCCTTCATGGTCTCGAGTGGGATAGCACTCAAATGGGCTCCGCCCAAAACGGTCGTAATTTCGGGATAAGACTCCTTTAACACCTGGAGCACTTGCCTGGCTGCATGGTAGGAGACCGTGGTAGAGGTAACGCCCACGACTCGGGGCATAAAGGCATCGATTTGCTGTCTCAATTGGGAGATTCCGATATTCTCGGCGGCACAGTCCACAATTCTCACTTCGTGTTTTTTTTCAAGCAAGACCGCTCCGAGATAACACAATCCCAGGGGAGGCAGACAGGGTGCGCCGGCAGAGTATTTGGAATATATGTCAGCATTGGTGATGTGAGGATTGATCAAAAGGATTTTCATGATGGTTCCGATGCTTTATTTAACTTTCTCGAACTTGTTTCCACAGAGCCAGGATCTCATGCAAGGTAATATAGATGTGTTTCATCTTGACTTTGGAGACGCCGGACGTCCTCGGCAGGTGACGGACACTGATCTCCTTAATTCTCAAACCCCGCTTTTTCAGCTTCACCATGATTTCGGTGTCAATGAAATAGCCGCCCGATTCTATGGAAATCTCCTTAAGGGCCGACCGCTTGAACAATTTGAACGAGCAATCGACATCCTTCAGCTTCAGTCCGAACAAGATGCGCACGAGTAAGTTGTAGCCTCTTGAGAGCAGCAGACGGTGACGCGGATCTTGTCGGTTCTTTCTGTAGCCTACGACGATGTCATATTCAGCGATCAAAGGAAATGCCCTGTGAAGGTCGTTCATGTCAAATTGATAATCGCCGTCGGTAAAAAACACCAGGTCATACCGCGCCGCGTCGAAACCAGCTTTCAGGGCATTTCCATATCCTCGGCTCTCCTTGTGGTGTATGACCTTTACGAAGCCGTCATTCTCCTTAGCCAAACAATCCGCGATCTCCCGAGTCCTGTCAGTACTCCCGTCGTCGATGATAATTACCTCGCCCTGCACGAAAGTTGATTTGATCAGGCCGAGAAGGTCTTGAGTTAATCTCGCAACCGTGGCTTCTTCGTTCAATGCGGGGAAAAATGCTGAGATGGACTTATTTGCATCGATCCTGTCTTTGGCTGTCGCGGCGCCGCTGTGATTATCCGTGAGGCTTTTCATGGTTATGCTTGTTCCTCCGTGAGACGATGCAGGCTGGTTTCAGATTCCCGCTTGAAGCTCACTCAGCTGCACCGGGTGAAGAAAAGTTCTTGCGCGCGCTTTCTATGATGCTGTCAAGCAGCATGCTCACAGGCTCATCTTTCAGGCGACTGCCGCGCTGGCAACTTGGGATCCATTGCGGTGTTGGAGATACCATCTTGCGGTTATGTGCACGCCCTCCCGGAGGCTGATCCTGGGTGCGTAGCCAAGTTCACGGCGCGCCTTGTCGATTTCGTGACGGTTATCGCTGCCGAACAATTTGACGCCCAGCCGCGTCACCAGTGGCTGGCGTTGGGGATGGACCTGCTTGACAGCCCGCTCGGCGGCGAATGCGAGCGCATACAGAGCAAAGTAGGGTATGTGGAGGCGCGGCGGCTTGGCACCAATTTCCAGTGCTATTGCGTGCCAGAGTTGCGCCTGAGTCAGCGGTTGGTCGTTGGTGAGGTTGAACACCCGGCCAACGGCCTGCTCCCGGCTGGCCGCCAGGAGCAGGCCATCCACGATGTCGCTGACATAGACGAAGGGAACGGCATTGCGCCCCGACCCAATGATAATGGCTCTCCCGGCACGCAGGCGGTCCGCCATGCGCCCAAAGTTGATCCAATCCCCTGGCCCAAAGACAGTACCGGGACGGATAATTACGCCGGGCAGATAGTCCCGGGTGATATAACTCTGCACGAGCTTGTCGGCGTCAGCCTTGGTTGCTGCATAGAGATCAGACCCGGGTCTCAACGGAAAATCTTCGCGCACCGGCTGACCCAGTCCCATGCCGTAGACAGCCCAGGAACTCACATGGATCAGGCGTTTCACGCCGGCTGCCAGCGCAGCCCGGCAAACATTTTCGACACCTGTCACGTTGACGGAATAGTAGTCCTGTCTGGGGCGCCAAAGGCCGTGTATCGCCGCAAGGTGGAAGACCGTATCCACGCCCTGCATCGGCTCGATCAGCTCTTCCCGCTGGCACACGTCGCCACGGTAGACAGTGACGTGGTGCTGCTCGAGCCAGGCCGTATCCTCGGTGGGAAGGACGAGCGCCCGGACGGTATCGCCGCGTGCACACAACGCCCCAACCAAGTGATGGCCTATAAAGCCAGTCGCCCCGGTGACCAGAGTCTCCCTCACTTCTCCTCCCGCGCGCTGTTTACGCTGTGCCTCGACCGATACCAGGCGACGCTCCATTGCACTCCCTGGGCCAGGTTGACCTCGGGTGAAAACCCGAGCTCGCGCCGGGCCCTCTGGATGACAAAGCGATTCTCGCCACCCAACAGTTGCACGCCATAGCGGGTGAGCGGCGGCGGCTGTCCCCGCCGTGAAATGTGACCCACGCCTTCTGCAACAGCTCCCAAAATCAGCGCGAGACGGCGGGGAAAATGACGGTTGGGCGCCGGCACTCCCAGCTCGGTGGCAATAGCGCCTACGTATTGAAGCTGGGTTACCGGCTCGTCGTTGACCAGAACGTAGGTCCTTCCGACGGCTTCAGCCGCTTCACCCGCCAGCAGAATACCCCGGGCCACGTCCGTCACATATATCAGCGGCAGGTGGTTGTTTCCGGAACCGATCAGAACCATCCTGCCGCGCTCAATCAGCGAGGCGAAGCGGGCAAAGCTCGCGACGTCCCGGGGGCCGTAGATCCAGCCGGAACGGACGATCGTCACGGGAGTCTCATGCTCCCGGAGCATTCTCTCCAGCAGCCGTTCGCCCATGACCTTGGACCAGCTATACGGATTCGGATCGATGTGCACCGGTGACGTCTCGTCGGCAACGCCGCGTACATCGGCGCCAAGAACGGCGATCGAGCTGACGTGCACAAAGCGGCGAACTCCGGCGGCTAACGCGACCTTGAGGAGAGACTCCAACCCTTGAATGTTGGTGATCTCGTACTCGCGCCGCGGTCCCCAGACACCCGTACGCGCAGCACAATGAAGCACCCGATCCACTCCGTGAACTGCGGCTTCCAGCGACGCGCGATCCGACAGGTCACCCCGGCAGATATCCACGCCCGCGCGCGCCCAGCAATCCGTGCCCTCGCCCGGACGCACGAGGGCACGCACGGATTCGCCCCGTTCTATCAGCAAGTCAACCAGATGGCTACCAAGCAGTCCGGTTGCTCCGGTTACCAGTACCGGCATTTCCACACCCCACTTGTCATTGCCAATTCCTTTAAGTTATCGGCACCCGGATGTTTCCACTTTCGTCCGGATTGGGCTCATTGAAAAGCACGAGCCTCTTTATCTGCTCGTGGCCTCCGAGGCTGGAAACCGAAGACGGTCACTTCCGCCGGGCACAGAACTCGAACCGGCAGAATGCTGTACCCGACCCCGCGCGAAACATAGAGCAAGGATTTCTTTAAGCGATAGAGCCCACCGGAATATCTCTTGCCAATCGAAGTCATAGTCTCAATGGGGCCATAGAATGGGATCCTGATCTGGCCTCCGTGGGTGTGGCCTGTCAAGATCACATCAACATCGTTCAACCGCGCTTTTGTGTGCGCGGCCATGCCGATCCGATATCGGACATTCCCGCCCCCGTCGACAGCATCGCTAAACTGCACGTATACAGAGTCGGACAGCGGGCTTCCGTTGAAGGCTTTCAGCCGCATCCACAGATGGTAGCGCACGCCGCTTCTGGCGCTGAAATCGGCCTCGAAATAGTCCGCCGGGTCGACCAAGGGCTGATATCGCCATCCCCGCCGGGCTGGCAGGTCATCCAGGCGAATGCCAGACAGCGCGCCCGAATCACCTGCCTTCTTCCACTTGCCATGCATCCGCTCTTCCTGAACAGCGCCTGCGGGAATCGCGATTAGATCGCCGTATCGTTCCGGGATGCTTCCTGCACGCAGAAACTCATCAATTCTCCCGAATCGCCGGAAATTCAGTGCGTCATCCAATTCAGGATACGGATTCAGAATAATCGTATCCACGAAAACGCCGTCCTGGCGGCTCTGAATGCGCACCGTCTGCGTACCATCCCGTTCGAAATAGACATCGCCTCTCTCAGGGCCAAAATAGGTACTTTCAGCCCAGCTCCAGGTCTTAAAAAAATCCTCCTTTTTGTCTGAATCAATGAGATTTACCGCCAAGGCATCTCCGCGCGGTAACAGGATATCAGGCGAATGTGCCAACAGGATCGTGGGATGATTGAAGCATACGCCCTTCACAGCTTCATCAAAGTTATCATAATGGTAAAAGGGGTCATCCACGCCGATCAGATAGAAGTTTCTCTCCCCATAAGACAACCTGACATTTCTATTACTCAAAACCGTGACTCGAATATCTTCCAGAGCCTTAAGAAAATCATCTTGAAACCGTCTCGGCTTGAACGTGTGATCGGCATTGCCGAGCACGGCGAATACGCCGCGTCTGGCTCTCATCTCGCCCAAGGTCCGGACGCAAGCAGAATATTGATTTGAGAAGCCAACTATAAGATCTCCGGTGATGAAAATGAAGTCGGGGGCCTCGCGGTTGACCAAGCGAACAATTTTCCTTTCGCGCGCCCCAAATCTGCGAATATGCAAATCAGAAAGCTGCACGATTTTCAGACCCTCGAGGCCGCAGTTGCATGGCTCAATATCCAGAGTTATCCTTTCGACCTCGATTCCCGGCGTGACCAGCATTTCACGAACCGCTTTCAGAGAAGTGCCACTCCATGCCCGGCGTCCTTTCAAAAATACTTTCTCATCTTCGATGCCAGTAGAGTTTTGAGAACCCGTAGTAAAGCAGGATACGAAACCAGCATGTTCGTGTAACTCGCATTGGCAAGCGGGCAATAGCACAACTCTTCACGAATAGGTTTCCGTACTTCCTGAGCTCTTTTTGAAAACCATACCTTGCCGAAGTCGTACAGCTCATCCCTCAGATTACCCATGCTCTCCGCCTTGGTACAGCAAGCCCATACGTTGCCGTCAGGAGCTATGTGGGCAGACATGAATCCGGCATAACACGGAACGATTTGCTTCTTTTCTCGGATGATCCTCTTAACCATTCGATAATATTCCGACCGGAATGCCTGCGTGACTCCATGGATGCCCCGATGCCGTTGGCCACGAATTCCGGCACAAAGATAATCGATCGCCCTGCAATAGGCGTCCTCCGCAGGTACAATATCCTCCCCAACCGTGCCCAATTCAACCCGCTGCTCGGCGATTTCGGTAATGTATGCGTCAGGACCCAACTTCAAAACCTCTTGATAAATCTGCGCGAATCTGTCGACGTTAAAGCGCGATATGACCGTATGAATGCCGACACTCAGGTTCGAACATTTTACCCTCTTCAGGTTTTCAATGGTTCTGATGGCCTTCGCATAATTCCCGTCCACGTTGCGGATCCTATCGTGGCGCTCTTCGATTTCGTCTAGAGAGACATTGACGATTACCCGTGTTTCTGGGGCATTTTTAGCGATCTGCTCGACCTTTTCGCCCACCACATCCGACAGAATCCCATTGGTAGGAATGTTCAGAATTCTTGGTTTGCAGTGCACATAGGCAAGCGCGCAGATCTCAGCGAAATCCCTTCGTAAAAAAGGTTCACCACCACTCATCGTAATCCAGAAGACTCTGGGTCCGATGGAAGCAAAAGTCTTATCATATTCCTCAACGCTGAACTCCAGCGCCCGCTTATCATATATCCTGCAGGTCCTGCACCTGGAGTTGCACCTGTACGTCACGCTGACC from the Terriglobia bacterium genome contains:
- a CDS encoding B12-binding domain-containing radical SAM protein; translation: MKILLINPHITNADIYSKYSAGAPCLPPLGLCYLGAVLLEKKHEVRIVDCAAENIGISQLRQQIDAFMPRVVGVTSTTVSYHAARQVLQVLKESYPEITTVLGGAHLSAIPLETMKDCETLDIGVVGEGEQTLAEVVERLESSQPLNGVPGTLIRYQGAIIQNPVRKPVSDLDATPVPARHLLKDLRRYSHTPFRGARFTTTMITSRGCPFQCGYCDQSIFGRKWRAHSAEYVVKEIASLKERYGVEFISFEDDNFLLSKNRTIDICREMLGRRLDIGWSCLGRANEVDEEVLPLMKMAGCSVVYVGIESGSTRILELINKKLKMEETEKGIRLIKQHGINVMGSFILGIPTETRAEMEKTIRLALSLPLDGVSFFMFTPYPGTPLRELAKKHGRVSDDWRNYSGHPGTLPFVPSGMEEKDLLEVQTRAYRRFLIRPQYLVNHISLFANRSSISNGLRFLRALVPK
- a CDS encoding glycosyltransferase family 2 protein; its protein translation is MKSLTDNHSGAATAKDRIDANKSISAFFPALNEEATVARLTQDLLGLIKSTFVQGEVIIIDDGSTDRTREIADCLAKENDGFVKVIHHKESRGYGNALKAGFDAARYDLVFFTDGDYQFDMNDLHRAFPLIAEYDIVVGYRKNRQDPRHRLLLSRGYNLLVRILFGLKLKDVDCSFKLFKRSALKEISIESGGYFIDTEIMVKLKKRGLRIKEISVRHLPRTSGVSKVKMKHIYITLHEILALWKQVRES
- a CDS encoding NAD-dependent epimerase/dehydratase family protein translates to MRETLVTGATGFIGHHLVGALCARGDTVRALVLPTEDTAWLEQHHVTVYRGDVCQREELIEPMQGVDTVFHLAAIHGLWRPRQDYYSVNVTGVENVCRAALAAGVKRLIHVSSWAVYGMGLGQPVREDFPLRPGSDLYAATKADADKLVQSYITRDYLPGVIIRPGTVFGPGDWINFGRMADRLRAGRAIIIGSGRNAVPFVYVSDIVDGLLLAASREQAVGRVFNLTNDQPLTQAQLWHAIALEIGAKPPRLHIPYFALYALAFAAERAVKQVHPQRQPLVTRLGVKLFGSDNRHEIDKARRELGYAPRISLREGVHITARWYLQHRNGSQVASAAVA
- a CDS encoding NAD-dependent epimerase/dehydratase family protein, with the protein product MPVLVTGATGLLGSHLVDLLIERGESVRALVRPGEGTDCWARAGVDICRGDLSDRASLEAAVHGVDRVLHCAARTGVWGPRREYEITNIQGLESLLKVALAAGVRRFVHVSSIAVLGADVRGVADETSPVHIDPNPYSWSKVMGERLLERMLREHETPVTIVRSGWIYGPRDVASFARFASLIERGRMVLIGSGNNHLPLIYVTDVARGILLAGEAAEAVGRTYVLVNDEPVTQLQYVGAIATELGVPAPNRHFPRRLALILGAVAEGVGHISRRGQPPPLTRYGVQLLGGENRFVIQRARRELGFSPEVNLAQGVQWSVAWYRSRHSVNSAREEK
- a CDS encoding metallophosphoesterase — encoded protein: MKGRRAWSGTSLKAVREMLVTPGIEVERITLDIEPCNCGLEGLKIVQLSDLHIRRFGARERKIVRLVNREAPDFIFITGDLIVGFSNQYSACVRTLGEMRARRGVFAVLGNADHTFKPRRFQDDFLKALEDIRVTVLSNRNVRLSYGERNFYLIGVDDPFYHYDNFDEAVKGVCFNHPTILLAHSPDILLPRGDALAVNLIDSDKKEDFFKTWSWAESTYFGPERGDVYFERDGTQTVRIQSRQDGVFVDTIILNPYPELDDALNFRRFGRIDEFLRAGSIPERYGDLIAIPAGAVQEERMHGKWKKAGDSGALSGIRLDDLPARRGWRYQPLVDPADYFEADFSARSGVRYHLWMRLKAFNGSPLSDSVYVQFSDAVDGGGNVRYRIGMAAHTKARLNDVDVILTGHTHGGQIRIPFYGPIETMTSIGKRYSGGLYRLKKSLLYVSRGVGYSILPVRVLCPAEVTVFGFQPRRPRADKEARAFQ
- a CDS encoding radical SAM protein, which codes for MIPLTVSIPGYQLYRRFGTPRLYPANLTVSVTYRCNSRCRTCRIYDKRALEFSVEEYDKTFASIGPRVFWITMSGGEPFLRRDFAEICALAYVHCKPRILNIPTNGILSDVVGEKVEQIAKNAPETRVIVNVSLDEIEERHDRIRNVDGNYAKAIRTIENLKRVKCSNLSVGIHTVISRFNVDRFAQIYQEVLKLGPDAYITEIAEQRVELGTVGEDIVPAEDAYCRAIDYLCAGIRGQRHRGIHGVTQAFRSEYYRMVKRIIREKKQIVPCYAGFMSAHIAPDGNVWACCTKAESMGNLRDELYDFGKVWFSKRAQEVRKPIREELCYCPLANASYTNMLVSYPALLRVLKTLLASKMRKYF